A single region of the Chiloscyllium punctatum isolate Juve2018m chromosome 15, sChiPun1.3, whole genome shotgun sequence genome encodes:
- the LOC140486115 gene encoding large ribosomal subunit protein uL18m-like gives MAVVVVALGLQLERAAVAAPARTGWRLMSASAEASIAPDTRENETVSPRFVNRNPRNLERLALARKDNGWQSTWPRGSYWHR, from the exons ATGGCGGTGGTGGTGGTTGCTCTCGGGTTGCAGCTGGAGCGAGCGGCGGTTGCGGCTCCCGCTCGAACAG GTTGGCGGTTGATGTCGGCCTCGGCTGAAGCCTCGATAGCCCCGGACACGCGAGAGAACGAGACGGTCTCGCCGCGATTTGTGAACCGCAACCCCCGGAACCTGGAGCGTCTGGCGCTGGCGAGGAAGGACAACGGCTGGCAGAGCACCTGGCCGAGGGGCAGCTACTGGCACCGGTGA